A genome region from Hevea brasiliensis isolate MT/VB/25A 57/8 chromosome 7, ASM3005281v1, whole genome shotgun sequence includes the following:
- the LOC110655861 gene encoding L-ascorbate oxidase homolog — translation MGKVVFLHLLCRVVALLAVSLVNADDPYRFYTWTVTYGTISPLGEAQQVILINGQFPGPQLNVVTNDNIILNLVNKLDQPFLLTWNGIKQRKNSWQDGVLGTNCPIPPNSNYTYRFQTKDQIGTFTYFPSTLFHKAAGGYGAINVYERPRIPIPFATPDGDFTLLIGDWYKANHKMLQASLDSGKSLPFPDGVLINGQTHTTFSSDQGKTYMFRISNVGLSTSLNFRIQGHMMKLVEVEGSHTIQNLYDSLDVHVGQSVAILVTLNQPPKDYYIVASTRFTKQVLTTTSVLRYTNSKTPASGSLPAPPTGQFDWSMRQARTYRWNLTASAARPNPQCSFHYGKITPTKTIVLANSAPLINGKMRYAVNRVSYVNPDTPLKLADYFNIPGVYSMDSIQSLPSGGPAYVATSVIPTSLHDFVEIVFQNNENTMQSWHLDGYDYWVVGYGKGQWTPAERGTYNLVDTLTRHTAQVYPNSWTAILISLDNQGMWNLRSAIWERNYLGQQLYLRVWTPVHSLANEYDIPNNALLCGKAAGRHP, via the exons ATGGGAAAAGTTGTGTTTCTGCATTTACTTTGTCGAGTTGTGGCTCTTTTGGCTGTTTCTCTGGTCAATGCAGATGACCCATATAGGTTTTACACTTGGACTGTGACTTATGGGACTATTTCTCCTCTTGGTGAAGCTCAACAG GTTATCCTTATCAATGGGCAATTCCCTGGTCCTCAACTCAACGTGGTCACTAATGACAACATCATCCTCAACCTGGTCAACAAGCTGGACCAACCTTTCCTCTTGACTTG GAATGGTATCAAACAGAGGAAGAACTCTTGGCAAGATGGAGTGCTGGGAACCAACTGCCCCATCCCTCCAAACTCGAACTACACTTACAGGTTCCAGACCAAGGATCAGATTGGGACCTTCACATACTTTCCATCAACACTATTTCACAAAGCTGCTGGAGGTTATGGCGCAATCAATGTGTACGAGAGACCTAGAATTCCAATCCCTTTTGCGACCCCTGATGGAGATTTCACTCTGCTTATTGGtgattggtacaaggccaatcaCAAG ATGTTACAGGCATCTTTAGACTCAGGAAAATCTCTTCCCTTTCCAGATGGAGTTCTTATAAATGGCCAGACTCATACTACATTCAGCAGTGATCAAG GTAAAACCTATATGTTCAGGATCTCGAATGTGGGCTTGTCAACTTCCTTAAACTTCAGGATTCAGGGTCACATGATGAAGCTGGTTGAGGTTGAAGGATCTCACACCATCCAGAATTTATATGACTCTCTTGATGTGCATGTTGGTCAATCTGTGGCTATCTTGGTAACTTTAAATCAACCGCCAAAGGATTACTACATTGTTGCATCCACTCGTTTTACTAAGCAGGTTCTCACAACTACTTCAGTGTTACGCTACACAAACTCTAAGACCCCAGCCTCTGGATCCCTGCCTGCTCCTCCTACTGGCCAATTTGATTGGTCTATGAGGCAAGCCAGAACTTACAG GTGGAATCTGACTGCCAGTGCAGCCAGGCCCAATCCCCAATGTTCATTTCACTATGGAAAGATAACTCCAACAAAGACAATTGTATTGGCCAATTCAGCACCTTTAATAAATGGAAAGATGCGTTATGCAGTTAACAGAGTCTCCTACGTTAATCCTGATACCCCATTGAAGCTTGCTGATTACTTCAATATCCCAGGAGTCTACAGCATGGATTCCATCCAAAGCCTTCCTTCTGGTGGTCCTGCATATGTAGCTACCTCTGTTATACCAACATCACTCCATGATTTTGTGGAAATTGTTTTCCAGAATAATGAAAACACCATGCAATCATGGCATCTTGATGGTTATGACTATTGGGTCGTTGG TTATGGAAAAGGCCAGTGGACACCAGCCGAACGAGGCACATACAATCTAGTTGATACTCTCACCAGACATACTGCTCAG GTATATCCAAACTCGTGGACTGCTATACTGATCTCCTTGGACAACCAGGGTATGTGGAACCTGAGGTCTGCAATTTGGGAGAGGAATTATCTTGGGCAGCAGCTATATCTCAGGGTATGGACTCCAGTCCACAGCCTTGCTAATGAATATGACATTCCTAACAATGCTCTACTCTGCGGGAAAGCTGCTGGACGCCACCCTTAG